GGCGCGACACGGTGGCGCGGTCGACGTCGACGTCTCCGACGTCTGGTCGCCGGCGACGGATCCTGCCGAGGCGCAACGGGATCAGCCCCTCGACGCCGATCTCCCGCCGGACGTCGCACCGACTCCGGACGTCGGGGTACGTCCCGCGGAGGACCGCCCGTGGGGCGTGACGGCCGTCCCGACCTGGCTGGAACCCATTGCGCCGCATGACCCGTCGCGTTCCCGGATGGCGATCGGGGACAGGTTCGGTGCACCGGACCCGGATGAGCCCGACGACGATCGGCCACGCCGCCGCTTCGCGGTCGCGCCGCCAGCGGCGATCGCGCTCATCGTCATCGGAATCGTCGCATGCGCGGTCGCCGGCCTCTCGTTGCTGCACGGCGGATCGGAAAGCACCTCGCCGGTGGCATTCCCGGCCTCCGCGGGACCGACCGAGCCGACCCCGGCCGGTCAGTCGCCGCCGGCGAACCCGGCCGCACCGTCGGTCACGTCCGGCGAGATGGTCGTGAGTGTGGTCGGTCTCGTCCGTCGGCCGGGCCTGGTCCGACTGTCCGGGCAACCGCGGGTCGCCGATGCCATCGATCGGGCGGGCGGCGCCCGACAAGGCGCAGATCTTCTCTCGCTCAACCTGGCCCAGCGGCTCAACGACGGCGATCAGGTCCTCGTCGGATACACCGGCGGCGGTGGCCGGATGTCGTTGCGCAGTGCCGTCGTCGGGGCCGGCGGAACGGGCGGTGCGTCGTCGGGGTCCGGATCCTCCGCGGCGGCAACGAGTTCGGCCGTGCCGAGCGGGGCGGGAGCCAAGGTCGACCTCAACTCGGCGACCGAGGCGCAACTCGACGAATTGCCGGGCGTCGGGCCGGTCACCGCCAAGGCCATCGTCGCGTGGCGGGATGCTCACGGCCGCTTCACCTCCGTCGATCAGCTCGGCGAGGTCGACGGGATAGGGCCCACTCGCTTGGCGAAACTGCGCGACCTGGTCACGGTGTGAGCCGCACGTCGGTGATCGGCGGGTTCCTCCCGTCGGGTGACTATCGGTTGGTCACACCGGCCGCGACGGTCTGGCTCGTCAGTCTCGTCGCCCTCGCCGCGTCGACGGTCCTCGTCCAGGCACTGGCCATCGCGGCCGGGGTGGTGTGCGCGATCGCGGTGGCGTCGGCGTGGCGCGGATGGGTGGGGTGGTCGACCGTCTCGCTCGTCGTGGTGGTGGGCGGCATGGCCGCGGTCACGGCGGGCGCCATCGCCTTTCGCCTCGAGGCCCGTGCGGTGCATCCGCTCTCGCACAGCGAGGGCAAGACGCGGGTGACGGCGATCATCCGCGACGACGCGGTCGCTCTCGGTCCGGCCGCCGCGTCGAGAGTGCGCGTGCGGGTCGACGTAGACGGGGTCGCCGGACGTCAGGTCGCGCCGGTGTCCGCGGAGCTGACGGGAGGATCGTCCGAGTGGTCTGAACTCCTTCCCGGGCAACACTTCACCGCAGTCGTGCGGGTCGCTCGGCCGCGCGGTGGAGACCTCATGGTGGCGCGTCTGTCCGCGGTGTCGACGCCCACCCTCCTCGGGCGACCGCCGCCGCACCAACGGCTCGCGGGTGCGATCCGCCAGCGCCTGCAGATGGTGTCGGCGCGAGCACTGGGACCCGAGGCGGCCGGTCTGCTGCCCGGGCTCGTCCTCGGTGACACCAGCTCCCTGGATGCGGTTGTCCGCGAGGACTTCCGAGACGCCGGACTGACCCATCTGGTCGCGGTGTCCGGCAGCAACTTCGCGATCGTGTGCGGTGCGGCGGTGATGGTGGTGCGGATTGCGGGGGCGTCACCGAGGGTCACTGCGATCGTCGGTGCGGTCATCGTCGTCGCATTCGTGATCCTGGTGCGCCCGTCGCCGAGTGTGTTGCGCGCGGCGATGATGGGCATGGTGGGTCTGTTGGCACTGGCAGGATCACGACATGCACAGGCGATGCCCGCACTCGGTGCCGCGACCATCGTCGGTCTGCTGTGGTGGCCGGAGCTCGCCGTCGCCCCCGGATTCGCGCTGTCGGTCCTGGCCACGGCCGGACTCGTCCTCTGGTCGGCCGGTCTGCGGGATTGGTTGCGCGATCGGGGATACCGTCGGGACTCGCCGAGCTGATCGCGATGGCGACCGCGGCGCAGTTGGTCACCGCCCCCGTCGTCGCGTTGCTGAGCGGACGGTTCACCGTCCTCGGACTCCTCGCGAACATCATCGTGGTCCCGGTGGTCGGACTCGTCGGCATCGCGGGCACCGCGGCCGCGGTCATCGGCGCGGTCGGCGGCCCGGACGGGCTCGGTGCCGGCATCGCCGAACTCATGATCAGAGCGCTCGGACCCGAACTGTGGTGGATGCTCACGTGTGCCCGGGTACTGGGCGGTGTGTCGTGGGCGGTGGTGCCGGTGCCGTCGGGGGTGCGAGGGGCGGTGGTCGTGGGGCTGGCCACGGTGGCTGCCGTGTTCACCATCCGCGTCCTGATCCGGTGGGGCGAGGTCCTCCGACGTGCTCGTCGGATGGGTGTCCGCCCGGTCTGGCACCATGGTCGCCGTGAGTGAACGCCTGCACCTGTTGCTCGGGGACGACGATTTCCTGACGGGTCGGGTGATCACGGCCGTCGCGGCCGAACGGACGGCCGCCACCGACAGCGACATCCCGGTCACCCGTGTCCGGGCCGGCGACGTCACCGAGCACGAGCTCGCCGAGTTGCTGAGCCCGTCGCTGTTCGCGGAAGACCGCATCGTGGTGATCGAGTCCGCAGCCGATGCGGGCAAGGAGCCGGCGTCCCTCATCGCCGAGGCGGCCGGCGAATTGCCGGACGGGATCACGCTCGTGGTCGTCCACACGGGCGGTGGCCGCGCCAAGTCGCTGGTGCCCGCCCTGAAGAAGGCCGGCGCGGTCGAGCACGATTGCGCCGCACCGAAATGGCCGTCGGAACGCGTCGACTTCGTGCGCAAGGAGTTCCGCTCGCTGGGCGTCAAGGTCGGCAACGATGTCGTCGAGCAGGTCGTCGAGGGCGTGGGATCAGAACTGCGTGAACTGGCCGCGGCGTGCAGCCAGTTGGTGGCGGACACGGATGGAAAGGTCACCGTCGATGCCGTCCGGTTGTATTACCAGGGACGGCCGGAGATCACCGGATTCGAGGTCGCCGACAAGGCGGTGACCGGCGACCGGCCGGGTGCGCTGGAGTCACTGGCGTGGGCCGAACATCACGGCGTGCCGCGGGTGCTGCTCGCCGACGCGCTCGCGGAGGCGGTCCACGCGATAGCGCGTGTGCGGGCGATGGGGTCGATGGACCAGTATGCGGCGGCATCGGAGCTCGGCATGCCGCCGCGGCGCGTCAAGAAGGTGCAGGCGCAGGCGCGTGCGTGGGACTCGGCATCGATCGCCGCCGCGATCGTGGTGGTCGCCAAACTCAACGGCGACGTCAAGGGTCAGGCCGCGGATGCGGACTTCAGTCTGGAACACGCGGTCGCGACCGTGGCCGGGCTGCGGCCGACCCGTGAGCGTGGCCGGGCGGACTGACCCGGGCCGCCTGCACGCCCACTCAGGTTCGGTACCAGCCCGCTCATGTCGCATACACGACGCGGCTCACCCCGGTGACCGCGTGGGTGTCACCGGGGTGAGCCGTGAGAACGTTGTGCTGAGGGCTACCGGGGGTAGATCAGAGCTTGTTGACGGCCAGCGCCATGGCCGACTTCTTGTTGGCGGCCTGGTTGGCGTGGATGACGCCCTTGCTGGCTGCCTTGTCGAGCTTCTGCCCCGCGGCGGCGGCGAGCTCGGTGGCCTTGGCCTTGTCACCTGCGTCGACGGCCTCGCGGAAGTGGCGGATTGCGGTCCGCAGCGCCGAGCGCACCGACTGGTTGCGCTGGCGGCTCGCCTCGTTGGTGCGAATCCGCTTGATCTGCGACTTGATGTTTGCCACGCGTGTATACCTCTTGGTTCTGGTTGGTTCTCGTTGTCCGTGTTCGGCGGCGAGCGGGTCGCGCCTGAGCAGGTCGGACGGTTGTGGATCAGGGGTGATCACGCCGACGCTGCGACAGCGTTCGACTTTACCAGCACGCCTTGTCACGACCCAAATCGCGCGGCGTCCCCGGGCGCCCGGCTCGTCGGTGGCCTTCGCCGCGGCCGGATGCGCAAGGGTTTTCACCAACTAGGCTAGAACATCATGTCTGTCGTCTTCGTGCACATCGGCCTGCCCAAAACCGGGACCACCCACCTGCAGGACCGGCTCTGGCGCAACCGCGACCTGGCGTTGCGGTCGGCGGGACTGCTCTACCCGGGCAACGTGATCTCCGATCATTTCCACGCCGCGGTGCACCTCCAGCCCGATCGGTACCTGGACTGGGTCGATCCGGCCTTCGCGGGTACGTGGCCGACGATGCGGGCGCAGATGAAGGCGTGGCCGCAGGCCTCGCTGCTGTCCCACGAGCTCTACGCCACCGCGAGGCCCGAGCACATCGCCACGTTGCTCGACGACCTGTCGTTCGCCGACGAGGTCCATGTCATCGCCACGGTCCGTGACCTGGCCCGGCAGCTGCCGTCGGTGTGGCAGGAGAACATCAAGAATCAGCGGGAGGCGACCTTCGACGAGTTCCTCCACTCGGTACACACCCACGGCCCGGCGCTGCCCGGTTTCACCCCGCCCGCCGACGGCGGGATCGAGGAGCCGTTCTGGGAGTTCCAGGACCACGTCCGGATCCTGAACGACTGGGCGGCGGCCGTAGGGCCCGAACGCGTGCACGTCGTCACCGTCCCCACTCGCCGCGACACGCCCGGGGACACGATCTGGGAGAGATTCCTGCGGGTTCTCGACGTCGACCCCGCGCCGCTCACCATTCCGGTGCCGAGCCTCAACTCGTCGCTCTCCTCGGCGCAGGCGGAATTCCTGCGCCGGCTCAACGGTCGGCTCCAGCCCACAGACGTCGAGTGGCGTCGATACGAGCGTGTCGTCAAGGGGCAGCTGATCGGCGAGATCCTGTTCGAGGCGCCGTCGGGTCCGCCGCGCGGGCTCACCTCCGATCAGCGCACGTGGGTGGCGCAGACCGCGGACGAGATGATCGCCGAGGTCCGCGCGGCCGGCTATCGGGTCTCCGGGGATCTCGACGATCTGACGGTCAGCAGACTCGCGGCCGGTGACGCACTGCCGCCCACCATGCAGGATGTCCTCGACGTCGCCCTCGACACTCTCGCCGAGGTCGTCAAGACGGCACCGCTGCCGGCAGTGGGGCCGCGCCGGCGGACCCGGGCGATGAACGTCGTGCGACGCGTGCGGCGGCGGGTGACAGGACTGCGCCGCTCCCTCTGACGTGGGCGTGTCCAACCGTCCTGCCGAATCCGTCGTTTTGTAGCACCATGTCAAGTTATGACTCCCGCGTCGACGACCCCAGCGTCCAGCAAGCGAACCGCCACCAAGGCCGCCGCCGGCAAGTCGAGCGCCACGAGTGCGGCAAAGGGCGCGAAGTCGGGTGGTGGCCGGGGTGCCGACGGCAAGGCGCCCGCAGCGGCGAAGTCGAAGCCCAGGGAGTCCACGCCACCCGCGCGGCGGGCCAAGACCGTTGTCCGGGAACCGAAAGCGGTCGACAACACCATCTTCGCCGGATACGGCCGAGGCCCGTACGGCAAGGCCTTCGACGAGATGTTCGACGCCGACGGGGATGTGCGGGGTCCG
This sequence is a window from Gordonia insulae. Protein-coding genes within it:
- the holA gene encoding DNA polymerase III subunit delta, yielding MVAVSERLHLLLGDDDFLTGRVITAVAAERTAATDSDIPVTRVRAGDVTEHELAELLSPSLFAEDRIVVIESAADAGKEPASLIAEAAGELPDGITLVVVHTGGGRAKSLVPALKKAGAVEHDCAAPKWPSERVDFVRKEFRSLGVKVGNDVVEQVVEGVGSELRELAAACSQLVADTDGKVTVDAVRLYYQGRPEITGFEVADKAVTGDRPGALESLAWAEHHGVPRVLLADALAEAVHAIARVRAMGSMDQYAAASELGMPPRRVKKVQAQARAWDSASIAAAIVVVAKLNGDVKGQAADADFSLEHAVATVAGLRPTRERGRAD
- a CDS encoding ComEC/Rec2 family competence protein, whose amino-acid sequence is MATAAQLVTAPVVALLSGRFTVLGLLANIIVVPVVGLVGIAGTAAAVIGAVGGPDGLGAGIAELMIRALGPELWWMLTCARVLGGVSWAVVPVPSGVRGAVVVGLATVAAVFTIRVLIRWGEVLRRARRMGVRPVWHHGRRE
- the rpsT gene encoding 30S ribosomal protein S20; this translates as MANIKSQIKRIRTNEASRQRNQSVRSALRTAIRHFREAVDAGDKAKATELAAAAGQKLDKAASKGVIHANQAANKKSAMALAVNKL
- a CDS encoding ComEA family DNA-binding protein; translated protein: MSTPARHPRRSALDRLSSPAVESPRAARHGGAVDVDVSDVWSPATDPAEAQRDQPLDADLPPDVAPTPDVGVRPAEDRPWGVTAVPTWLEPIAPHDPSRSRMAIGDRFGAPDPDEPDDDRPRRRFAVAPPAAIALIVIGIVACAVAGLSLLHGGSESTSPVAFPASAGPTEPTPAGQSPPANPAAPSVTSGEMVVSVVGLVRRPGLVRLSGQPRVADAIDRAGGARQGADLLSLNLAQRLNDGDQVLVGYTGGGGRMSLRSAVVGAGGTGGASSGSGSSAAATSSAVPSGAGAKVDLNSATEAQLDELPGVGPVTAKAIVAWRDAHGRFTSVDQLGEVDGIGPTRLAKLRDLVTV
- a CDS encoding sulfotransferase family protein; the protein is MSVVFVHIGLPKTGTTHLQDRLWRNRDLALRSAGLLYPGNVISDHFHAAVHLQPDRYLDWVDPAFAGTWPTMRAQMKAWPQASLLSHELYATARPEHIATLLDDLSFADEVHVIATVRDLARQLPSVWQENIKNQREATFDEFLHSVHTHGPALPGFTPPADGGIEEPFWEFQDHVRILNDWAAAVGPERVHVVTVPTRRDTPGDTIWERFLRVLDVDPAPLTIPVPSLNSSLSSAQAEFLRRLNGRLQPTDVEWRRYERVVKGQLIGEILFEAPSGPPRGLTSDQRTWVAQTADEMIAEVRAAGYRVSGDLDDLTVSRLAAGDALPPTMQDVLDVALDTLAEVVKTAPLPAVGPRRRTRAMNVVRRVRRRVTGLRRSL
- a CDS encoding ComEC/Rec2 family competence protein, with the translated sequence MSRTSVIGGFLPSGDYRLVTPAATVWLVSLVALAASTVLVQALAIAAGVVCAIAVASAWRGWVGWSTVSLVVVVGGMAAVTAGAIAFRLEARAVHPLSHSEGKTRVTAIIRDDAVALGPAAASRVRVRVDVDGVAGRQVAPVSAELTGGSSEWSELLPGQHFTAVVRVARPRGGDLMVARLSAVSTPTLLGRPPPHQRLAGAIRQRLQMVSARALGPEAAGLLPGLVLGDTSSLDAVVREDFRDAGLTHLVAVSGSNFAIVCGAAVMVVRIAGASPRVTAIVGAVIVVAFVILVRPSPSVLRAAMMGMVGLLALAGSRHAQAMPALGAATIVGLLWWPELAVAPGFALSVLATAGLVLWSAGLRDWLRDRGYRRDSPS